The proteins below are encoded in one region of Saccopteryx leptura isolate mSacLep1 chromosome 1, mSacLep1_pri_phased_curated, whole genome shotgun sequence:
- the LOC136388083 gene encoding phospholipase A and acyltransferase 3 has protein sequence MRAPIPEPNPGDLIEIFRPFYRHWAIYVGDGYVVHLAPPSEIPGAGASSIMSALTDRAVVKKELLFDVAGSDKYHVNNKHDDKYTPLPPSKIVQRAEELVGQEVLYKLTSENCEHFVNELRYGVSRSDQVRDTVMAVGIAGVGFAAACVVGALLSRNKRQKQ, from the exons CCAGAGCCCAATCCTGGAGACCTGATTGAGATTTTTCGCCCCTTCTACAGACACTGGGCCATCTATGTGGGTGATGGATACGTGGTCCACCTGGCCCCCCCAA GTGAAATCCCGGGAGCTGGTGCATCCAGCATCATGTCCGCCCTGACTGACAGGGCTGTAGTGAAGAAGGAGCTGCTGTTCGATGTGGCCGGGAGTGACAAGTACCATGTCAATAACAAACACGATGACAAGTACACACCGCTGCCTCCCAGCAAAATCGTTCAACGAGCGGAGGAGTTGGTGGGACAGGAGGTGCTCTACAAGCTGACCAGTGAGAACTGTGAGCACTTTGTGAATGAGCTGCGCTACGGAGTCTCCCGCAGCGACCAG GTCAGAGATACTGTCATGGCGGTTGGCATCGCGGGAGTGGGCTTTGCAGCTGCATGCGTCGTTGGAGCCCTGCTCTCAAGAAACAAGCGGCAAAAGCAATAA
- the LOC136387892 gene encoding LOW QUALITY PROTEIN: phospholipase A and acyltransferase 2-like (The sequence of the model RefSeq protein was modified relative to this genomic sequence to represent the inferred CDS: inserted 1 base in 1 codon): MALAKPRPGDLIEIFRFGYSHWAIYVGDGYVVHLAPSGEIPGAGASSIMSALTDRAVVKKELFNVAGSDKYHVNNKHDDKYPPLPPSKIVQRAEELVGXELLYKLTSENCEHCVNELRYGVSCRDLVTRAVVTVGLLGEGLAAAALIGLLSREASGKSDSSSDHPNGS, encoded by the exons ATGGCTTTG GCCAAACCAAGACCCGGAGACTTGATTGAGATTTTCCGCTTTGGCTACTCGCACTGGGCCATCTATGTGGGAGATGGATACGTGGTCCACCTGGCCCCCTCAG GTGAAATCCCGGGAGCTGGTGCATCCAGCATCATGTCCGCCCTGACTGACAGGGCCGTAGTGAAGAAGGAGCTGTTCAATGTGGCCGGGAGTGACAAGTACCATGTCAATAACAAACACGATGACAAGTACCCACCGCTGCCTCCCAGCAAAATCGTCCAGCGGGCAGAGGAGCTGGTGG AGGAGCTGCTCTACAAGCTGACCAGTGAGAACTGTGAGCACTGTGTGAATGAGCTGCGCTACGGAGTCTCCTGCAGGGACCTG GTCACCAGAGCAGTCGTGACAGTGGGCCTCCTAGGAGAGGGCCTGGCTGCCGCCGCCCTCATTGGGCTCCTGTCGAGGGAAGCAAGTGGGAAAAGCG